A region from the uncultured Holophaga sp. genome encodes:
- a CDS encoding GGDEF domain-containing protein, giving the protein MPYSPELPAPGRPDGDDPEEAFPTLPLEGWADFETTLRKKSPGEQAASPGEWALVVYAGAQLGRVYPVKAGPQILGRSPSVDITLLDEEVSRQHARLCLELGGGDPEITLEDLASTNGTFVNGRPVAGRVRLRSGDRIALGGHVLKVVAMDPLERQFHETLVDQSTRDPLTGLANRGATLIELQTRFELSDRHNRPLALIMCDLDHFKSINDRYGHAGGDAVLKVFGERVQKQLRGTDMAGRIGGEEFLVILPETDMEGALRLGERLRATLAGEPVRLGELNIEVTCSLGVAQRTSDDRDGGILLARADAALYRAKHEGRNRVVRSS; this is encoded by the coding sequence ATGCCCTATTCACCTGAGCTCCCGGCCCCTGGCAGGCCCGATGGCGACGATCCTGAAGAGGCCTTTCCCACCCTGCCCTTGGAGGGCTGGGCTGACTTCGAGACGACCCTCCGGAAGAAGTCCCCCGGGGAGCAGGCCGCGTCCCCCGGGGAGTGGGCACTGGTGGTCTATGCCGGGGCCCAGCTCGGGCGGGTCTATCCGGTGAAGGCGGGGCCCCAGATCCTGGGCCGGTCACCTTCAGTGGACATCACTCTCCTGGATGAAGAAGTCAGTCGCCAACATGCCCGGCTTTGCCTGGAACTCGGAGGAGGGGACCCCGAGATCACCCTCGAGGATCTGGCCTCCACCAATGGCACCTTCGTGAACGGGCGGCCTGTGGCCGGAAGGGTGCGTCTCCGCTCCGGGGACCGCATCGCCCTGGGCGGCCATGTGCTGAAGGTCGTGGCCATGGACCCGCTGGAGCGCCAATTCCACGAGACCCTGGTGGATCAGAGCACCCGGGATCCCCTCACGGGGCTGGCCAACCGTGGTGCGACGCTGATCGAGCTCCAGACCCGTTTCGAACTGAGCGACCGCCACAACCGTCCGCTGGCTCTGATCATGTGTGACCTCGATCACTTCAAGAGCATCAACGACCGCTATGGCCATGCCGGGGGCGATGCGGTGCTGAAGGTGTTCGGGGAGCGGGTGCAGAAGCAGCTGCGGGGCACGGACATGGCTGGACGCATCGGGGGGGAGGAGTTCCTGGTGATCCTCCCTGAGACCGATATGGAGGGGGCGCTGAGGCTGGGTGAGCGCCTGCGGGCCACCCTGGCGGGGGAACCGGTCCGTCTGGGAGAGCTGAACATCGAAGTCACCTGCAGCCTGGGAGTCGCTCAGCGGACTTCGGATGACCGGGATGGGGGCATTCTCCTGGCCAGAGCGGACGCCGCACTCTATCGGGCCAAACATGAGGGGCGGAACCGGGTCGTCAGGTCCTCCTGA